Genomic window (Syngnathoides biaculeatus isolate LvHL_M chromosome 6, ASM1980259v1, whole genome shotgun sequence):
tttatgaggtcACGTTTTGCCTTTTATAATAGAGTCAAACTTTTTCTGTCACCTGACAGGTTTGTAAAGGACCGAAGACCATCTATATCCCCCAACTTTAACTTCCTGGGTCAGTTGCTGGAGTTCGAGAAAGGTTTGCGACTACTCCAGGCATTAACTTCAAGCTCTGATGACAAGATTCTTGAAGTCCACTCCAAGCAAAATTCCGATTTAAATGGTGTCACCAAGTTTTTCGAGATGAATGGTCACCACAATAACTATGACTCATCTGTGGTCGAGCCACAAAACCCACCAGAGCCCAAGGTGCCATCACCTACTTCTCTCCAGCAAGGTTTCAACGGCTTGCACCTCTCTGCGGAGAGGATCGTGGACACGAATCGTCTGAAACGCTCCTTCTCATTGGACATTAAATCTGTGTACTCCTCTCCCAGTCCGCACTCTGTTCCAATGGCACCGATACACTCTGAAGATGTCCCCAAGCTGTGCAAACTGGACAGCCCTGAAACAGCCACCTCCAATGGTGTCTGCTCACAGTCACCCCTCCTGGACAGTCCCTGCTTCTCTGACTCCCCCTTCCCTTCACCAAGCACCGTGGGAAGCATTGAAGGTTTGGGGCAAGGAGGAAGCGAGGGGGTCCATCGACCTGGTTCGTCAGCATCCAGACCCAGAAGAAAAGGCAAGCATAGCTCAGGCAGTTCACCGGTCCATTTCCAACAACATCCGCCACAGTCCCTCAACCTGTCTCTTGACCACAAAGATGAGAACTTGAAAAGTTCCCTGCTTCTGACACTGCCCTCTCTGCCTTCCATTGGATCTGGGGCCATGTGGACAAAACATAGAGACACTGTCCAGGCTACCACGCCTGTTACTCCCGTGACCCCCACCACCGATGCCCCCTGGCACTTTGGGGCAGAGGAGGGGGGTGATATGGACCTGGACGGCGGTGGCGGCAGAGGAGGAACAGAGTCGTCCGTGAGATTCGGTAGCAGCTCAGCATACCTGGCATTCGGATGTAGCGAAGAGGTGCGGTTACGAGACAAAGCACCGAAGGAGAAACCCCCAATGCCACAACGAGAAAAGCGAGACTTCACGTCATCCGGCACCACAAACAACAGTAGCTCGGCCACAGAGAAGCAGTTTAAGCGCCGCAGCTGTCAGATGGAATTCGAGGAGGGGATGTCAGATACACGGTCCCGGGAAGAACTGGGAAAGATTGGGAAACAGTCGAGTTTCTCCGGGAGCCTTGAGATCATTGAGGTATCCTGACAGATAATAGACATTAACATTGCTGGAGGCAGAAGGAGCCCTCTTTAGAAGGACTATGTCTGTATCACAGACTGTCTAAAGACTCTTACTGAGGGATGGACAAACACTCTAACAGAGACAATGTGCTGGTTACCTGACCACAACCTTCTGAACTCTCTCACAGTAGTGAAGGGTGGGCTATAGGAACCGACCCTCTGCGGTCAAAGGGCCCAAAGCCTGTGTTGTGTTGCATCCTTATCGAAGAATAACTTAACATGGAGCACGGACACAAACATCCTGTCTCTAGTCAAGTGCAAAGTGGGTCCGATGGGTATGCAACTCATGATCTGAACCAAGCGTCCCGCATTACCCCAAAGCGTCCACCGGTTCGGTGTCCAACAGCCTCAAATGCTCCTAACGTCCTTGTCCAGTTTAGTCCATCTGCAACATCATCTTCAGAGCGCATGTCACTGCAGCACAAGGAAAACGGACAGCATTCTGATCCCCGCAGTGCATCCAAAACAAAGACAAGGCCTCAGCTCACCTGCACTACCACCAGTGAGCCTACAGCACAGTGACGCTGGCTCGCTGGTTGCCAGCCTTTGCGGCAtcatcagacaggtttcagaTCACATTGCTCCTTGTGGTCACCACTGAGCATGTACCACAAATGGCTGGCAACAGAAAGACTAATAACTATATATACAatatgaatatactgtatatgtatagcAACTCAAAAGGACTTTCATGttcactttttaatttattggtcATTCTGGTAATGAGATATAATATAATGTTTTGtggatttatttctttttttttgttgacttaTTATTTTCTGTATGATATTTATGAACACTCATAcgaatacagtacatacatttgTCGGATTCAAGCAAGCAATATGTGCTGTTCCTTCTTTTGGGAGCGTGACATATAACTTGGAAATGCACTTTTTATGCTTTCTGGTAACCAAGTTCTATTGTGGGACGGCGCAGTGAAATCTGAAAAGAAGTCTGTGATTATGGCTTTAACACATGAGCGTTTTGGCCATTACACTGGGAGGGCCATGCATAACAACACTTCTTGATCAACCAGTTGCCCTCTCAAAGCCAATTCCAGTGTGTCCCACCAAAGCGCAatgcatcacacacacacacacaccctataCTGTATGCACTTATTTCTACACAGGCAAAGCTTAGGCCCTCaaacacatacgcacaca
Coding sequences:
- the dusp8a gene encoding dual specificity protein phosphatase 8 isoform X1, encoding MAGEKGPMRRSSMDIKRLASLIQRGTGRLLVIDSRTFSEYNASHVQGAVNVCCSKLVKRRLQQDKVSVTELLQPNGKIKVELGRKQEVVVYDQSSKEAGHLSKDGFMHILMGKLEGTFHKVSLLTGGFAAFSSCFPGLCEGKPATALPMSLSQPCLPVANVGPTRILPHLYLGSQKDVLNKELMAQNGITYVLNASNTCPKPDFISESHFMRIPVNDNYCEKLLPWLDKTNEFIDKAKVSNCRVIVHCLAGISRSATIAIAYIMKTMGLSSDDAYRFVKDRRPSISPNFNFLGQLLEFEKGLRLLQALTSSSDDKILEVHSKQNSDLNGVTKFFEMNGHHNNYDSSVVEPQNPPEPKVPSPTSLQQGFNGLHLSAERIVDTNRLKRSFSLDIKSVYSSPSPHSVPMAPIHSEDVPKLCKLDSPETATSNGVCSQSPLLDSPCFSDSPFPSPSTVGSIEGLGQGGSEGVHRPGSSASRPRRKGKHSSGSSPVHFQQHPPQSLNLSLDHKDENLKSSLLLTLPSLPSIGSGAMWTKHRDTVQATTPVTPVTPTTDAPWHFGAEEGGDMDLDGGGGRGGTESSVRFGSSSAYLAFGCSEEVRLRDKAPKEKPPMPQREKRDFTSSGTTNNSSSATEKQFKRRSCQMEFEEGMSDTRSREELGKIGKQSSFSGSLEIIEVS
- the dusp8a gene encoding dual specificity protein phosphatase 8 isoform X2; translation: MPLDVVISPAEDHFWPDLQDVDMRLKIRVRRMKEGRELRGGFAAFSSCFPGLCEGKPATALPMSLSQPCLPVANVGPTRILPHLYLGSQKDVLNKELMAQNGITYVLNASNTCPKPDFISESHFMRIPVNDNYCEKLLPWLDKTNEFIDKAKVSNCRVIVHCLAGISRSATIAIAYIMKTMGLSSDDAYRFVKDRRPSISPNFNFLGQLLEFEKGLRLLQALTSSSDDKILEVHSKQNSDLNGVTKFFEMNGHHNNYDSSVVEPQNPPEPKVPSPTSLQQGFNGLHLSAERIVDTNRLKRSFSLDIKSVYSSPSPHSVPMAPIHSEDVPKLCKLDSPETATSNGVCSQSPLLDSPCFSDSPFPSPSTVGSIEGLGQGGSEGVHRPGSSASRPRRKGKHSSGSSPVHFQQHPPQSLNLSLDHKDENLKSSLLLTLPSLPSIGSGAMWTKHRDTVQATTPVTPVTPTTDAPWHFGAEEGGDMDLDGGGGRGGTESSVRFGSSSAYLAFGCSEEVRLRDKAPKEKPPMPQREKRDFTSSGTTNNSSSATEKQFKRRSCQMEFEEGMSDTRSREELGKIGKQSSFSGSLEIIEVS